One window of the Shewanella khirikhana genome contains the following:
- a CDS encoding YjiH family protein — translation MATEKQNHNIRTILTFIVPSLIGLLLFMTPVSYQDAITIPIAIISKALQNALSDSATAVVTAVVVMTTLASILTKVFKPKFVTQSSFLSGLLNVSPMWFVIRILGAVFIVMTFGGLGPEAITSGNTGGLVLNDLLPVLLSVFIFAGMLLPLLLNFGLLELFGALLTKIMRPVFNLPGRCAIDCMASWLGDGSVGILLTSKQYEGRFYTAREAAVIGTTFSAVSITFSLVVISQVKLEALFVPFYLTVCLAGIVAAIVVPKLPPLCWKKDNYIDGSPRHPDDEVIPEGHSTLSWGYDRALAKAAASGGVKETLTEGVKNVADMVFGILPVVMAIGTMALIVAEYTPIFDYLGMPFIPLLELLQVPEATEASKTIVVGFADMFIPSILAAGIESDMTRFVIAALSVTQLIYMSEVGALLIGSRIPVNLPELFVIFILRTLVTLPVIAGVAHLIF, via the coding sequence GTGGCTACAGAAAAACAAAATCACAACATTCGGACGATCCTGACCTTTATCGTGCCGTCTCTTATTGGCCTTCTGCTGTTTATGACTCCGGTCAGCTATCAGGATGCCATTACCATTCCTATCGCCATTATCTCCAAGGCGCTGCAAAACGCCCTGAGTGATTCGGCCACCGCCGTGGTAACGGCTGTGGTGGTGATGACCACCCTGGCCTCGATTCTGACCAAGGTATTCAAGCCCAAGTTTGTTACCCAGAGCAGCTTCCTCAGCGGCCTGCTCAATGTCAGCCCCATGTGGTTTGTTATCCGCATTCTGGGTGCCGTATTTATTGTGATGACCTTTGGCGGTTTAGGTCCTGAAGCCATTACCTCCGGCAATACCGGCGGACTGGTGCTGAACGACCTGCTGCCGGTGCTGCTGAGTGTGTTTATTTTTGCCGGTATGCTGCTGCCACTGCTGCTGAACTTTGGTTTGCTTGAGCTTTTTGGCGCACTGCTGACCAAAATCATGCGCCCAGTGTTCAATTTGCCCGGCCGCTGTGCCATCGACTGTATGGCATCCTGGCTCGGCGATGGCAGTGTGGGCATTCTGCTGACCAGCAAGCAATACGAAGGCCGTTTCTACACAGCCCGTGAAGCGGCGGTGATAGGTACCACCTTCTCGGCGGTGTCCATTACCTTCTCGCTGGTGGTGATTTCCCAGGTGAAGCTTGAAGCCCTGTTTGTGCCTTTCTACCTTACCGTGTGTCTGGCCGGTATTGTGGCGGCGATTGTGGTGCCCAAACTGCCACCGCTGTGCTGGAAGAAAGACAACTACATCGATGGCAGCCCGCGCCATCCTGACGATGAAGTGATCCCTGAAGGCCACAGCACCCTGTCATGGGGTTATGACCGCGCTCTCGCCAAAGCCGCCGCCAGTGGCGGGGTGAAGGAAACCCTCACCGAAGGCGTGAAAAACGTAGCCGATATGGTGTTTGGCATTCTGCCTGTGGTGATGGCAATCGGCACCATGGCGCTTATTGTGGCCGAGTACACTCCGATATTTGACTACCTGGGCATGCCCTTTATTCCACTGCTTGAACTGCTGCAAGTCCCTGAAGCCACCGAGGCGTCCAAGACCATTGTGGTGGGCTTTGCCGATATGTTTATCCCCTCCATTCTGGCAGCTGGTATCGAGTCTGACATGACCCGCTTCGTGATTGCGGCGCTGTCAGTAACTCAGCTTATCTACATGAGCGAAGTGGGTGCCCTGCTGATTGGCTCACGCATTCCGGTGAATCTGCCGGAACTGTTTGTGATCTTTATTCTGCGTACCCTGGTTACACTGCCGGTGATTGCCGGTGTTGCCCACCTGATTTTCTAA